A single region of the Aliiroseovarius sp. F47248L genome encodes:
- a CDS encoding Na(+)-translocating NADH-quinone reductase subunit A — MNALKFGSGLTPAFPSPRISALEPTDVITQEAGIRTPSGLSLRVNPLVREGDIVSQGAAVACLRDIPDVQFVAPMPGRVARISLRPGRKLSEIVLFHEAGGDVVRHKCADVDTEVGLRKLMKAAGVWPWLRRRPFGGMPPAGERPAAIVVMAMDTRPFAPDPRLALEGREGAFARGLQALTMLCDGPVFVCQTAGPALFEQGLSGGQVRSVDGHARHPHGSAGFRVHDLAPATIETPVWDVHAEDVAALGDLLVTGVLPMSRLVRVAGEGLRESRLIRTQPGADLRELTLRAQIPGANALLSGSPLDGHEAQWLAPRHRQVTVLPRSPKGAPQHWLVSALTRSGLPKPVIPTAALTQAFGAALPAVAMVRALSSGDDEMAMKLGALSLLEEDLGLADYILGGDAHMAKLLRGMLDRVQTEFAP, encoded by the coding sequence ATGAATGCTCTCAAGTTTGGGTCCGGCCTGACCCCGGCATTCCCATCGCCTCGGATCAGCGCGCTGGAACCAACAGATGTGATCACTCAGGAGGCCGGGATACGGACGCCATCCGGCCTGTCGCTTCGTGTCAATCCGTTGGTGCGCGAAGGTGACATCGTTTCGCAGGGTGCGGCGGTTGCCTGTTTGCGTGACATCCCCGACGTTCAATTCGTGGCCCCTATGCCCGGACGCGTCGCCCGGATATCGCTTCGGCCCGGGCGCAAGTTGTCAGAAATCGTATTGTTCCATGAAGCAGGCGGTGACGTGGTGCGACACAAATGCGCCGATGTGGATACAGAGGTAGGACTTCGCAAGCTCATGAAAGCCGCCGGTGTGTGGCCGTGGTTGCGGCGACGACCGTTTGGCGGCATGCCGCCAGCAGGTGAGCGACCTGCGGCGATTGTTGTGATGGCGATGGATACCCGACCTTTCGCCCCTGATCCGCGCCTAGCGCTGGAGGGGCGCGAGGGTGCCTTCGCACGCGGCCTTCAGGCATTGACGATGCTGTGCGACGGCCCCGTGTTTGTCTGTCAAACTGCTGGACCTGCATTGTTTGAACAGGGGCTTAGCGGCGGGCAGGTGCGGTCCGTTGATGGCCACGCCCGCCATCCGCACGGATCGGCCGGTTTTCGGGTTCATGACCTTGCACCGGCCACGATTGAGACGCCCGTCTGGGATGTTCACGCCGAAGATGTTGCGGCACTGGGCGATCTTCTTGTGACTGGTGTCTTGCCGATGTCTCGTCTTGTGCGAGTTGCCGGTGAGGGATTGCGCGAAAGTCGGTTGATCCGGACCCAGCCCGGCGCTGATCTGCGCGAACTGACGCTTCGCGCTCAGATCCCCGGCGCAAATGCTTTGCTGTCCGGGTCGCCGCTGGACGGACATGAGGCCCAGTGGCTAGCCCCGCGCCACAGGCAGGTGACGGTTCTGCCCCGCTCGCCCAAAGGTGCACCGCAACACTGGTTGGTCTCGGCGCTTACCCGGTCGGGCCTGCCCAAGCCGGTGATCCCGACCGCGGCATTGACGCAAGCGTTTGGCGCAGCCTTGCCAGCCGTTGCGATGGTGCGTGCGCTAAGTTCGGGTGACGACGAAATGGCGATGAAGCTCGGCGCGCTGTCGTTGCTGGAAGAGGATCTGGGGCTGGCCGATTACATCTTGGGAGGCGATGCCCACATGGCCAAATTGTTGCGTGGCATGTTGGATCGTGTCCAAACGGAGTTTGCGCCATGA
- a CDS encoding FMN-binding protein has protein sequence MAETDWNPWRRFLASPNESRTKTIIVAFLVSAVCAVLVSGATVILRPIQTANRAAEEQARISDLVRGIPGMAALLETSGGTLSTVVIDLETGRAAEGVTRETLDTVLADQANWTALDASADLSGLGQRPNYAQIFLLRDSEGVSLVLLPVTGQGYGGRIDAIVAVHGDMNTIAGMAITQHSETPGLGGRIEDRSWLESFPGKLIRDDSGAVQFSVARGDAANEYQVDGITGATRTGGGMTQMMRFWMGPDGYGPLLDAIARGEF, from the coding sequence ATGGCCGAAACTGACTGGAACCCTTGGCGCCGTTTTCTTGCCTCGCCAAACGAAAGCCGAACCAAGACGATCATCGTGGCCTTCCTTGTGTCGGCAGTTTGCGCTGTTCTGGTCAGCGGTGCCACGGTTATTCTAAGGCCGATCCAGACGGCAAACCGTGCAGCGGAAGAGCAAGCGCGGATCAGCGATCTGGTGCGCGGCATTCCCGGTATGGCAGCCCTGCTTGAGACGTCGGGCGGCACCCTGTCGACCGTCGTGATCGACCTTGAAACGGGCCGCGCCGCCGAAGGTGTCACGCGTGAAACGCTTGACACTGTGCTGGCCGATCAGGCCAACTGGACCGCTTTGGATGCCAGTGCTGATCTTTCCGGGCTGGGCCAGCGGCCGAACTATGCACAGATTTTCCTGCTGCGAGACAGCGAAGGTGTTTCGCTGGTGTTGTTGCCGGTGACGGGTCAGGGCTATGGCGGTCGGATTGATGCGATTGTTGCCGTCCATGGGGACATGAATACGATAGCCGGCATGGCGATTACCCAGCATTCAGAAACCCCGGGGCTGGGTGGCCGGATCGAGGATCGGTCATGGCTGGAAAGTTTCCCCGGCAAGTTGATCCGTGACGACAGCGGTGCAGTGCAGTTCAGTGTGGCCCGCGGCGATGCGGCGAACGAATATCAGGTTGACGGTATCACCGGCGCGACCCGCACCGGGGGAGGAATGACCCAGATGATGCGGTTCTGGATGGGACCAGATGGCTACGGCCCGCTGCTGGACGCCATCGCACGGGGGGAGTTCTGA
- a CDS encoding RnfABCDGE type electron transport complex subunit D — protein sequence MIKGLWDRETVALLLLAAVMPLALFWLWYGGAQALAAFGLAALCLAVWSLVFMLARAQPPSFAFLVTSLAIAMLAPENLGVFRLVLGISFGAVIGELVFGGWGRNVVNPAAVTLSFLGFGFPGFAWPGFDDPVIWASIPAALIGVATGVMPAAVFGGALLVLGAAAMFGAPVEAVLPSAGIVLVLLVADPVTSATTTIGRWLNGALYGGLVVMFAAGWSGAAPIQMAVAAALLTSLAAPLLDEIAISLWIAQRRRRHGRN from the coding sequence ATGATCAAAGGGTTGTGGGATCGCGAAACGGTTGCGCTGTTGCTGCTGGCGGCGGTTATGCCACTCGCGCTGTTCTGGCTTTGGTATGGTGGTGCACAAGCTTTGGCGGCGTTTGGGCTTGCCGCTCTCTGTCTTGCCGTTTGGAGCTTGGTGTTCATGCTCGCGCGGGCACAGCCGCCATCTTTTGCCTTTCTGGTGACGTCATTGGCCATCGCAATGCTGGCGCCCGAAAATTTGGGCGTGTTCCGGCTGGTGCTGGGGATCAGTTTCGGCGCCGTGATCGGTGAACTTGTCTTTGGCGGTTGGGGGCGAAATGTCGTCAACCCGGCGGCCGTCACGCTGTCATTTCTTGGCTTCGGCTTTCCCGGGTTTGCGTGGCCGGGCTTTGATGATCCCGTCATCTGGGCGTCAATCCCGGCGGCGCTGATTGGCGTTGCGACCGGCGTTATGCCCGCTGCTGTTTTTGGCGGTGCACTTTTGGTCTTAGGCGCTGCGGCGATGTTTGGTGCCCCTGTTGAAGCCGTATTGCCTTCAGCGGGTATCGTTCTTGTTCTTCTTGTCGCCGATCCGGTGACGAGTGCCACGACAACCATTGGCCGATGGTTGAACGGCGCGCTTTATGGCGGCCTTGTGGTCATGTTTGCAGCCGGATGGAGCGGAGCAGCCCCCATACAGATGGCGGTCGCGGCGGCGCTTTTGACGTCGTTGGCTGCGCCACTTTTGGATGAAATCGCAATCTCGCTTTGGATCGCGCAACGCAGGAGGCGTCATGGCCGAAACTGA
- a CDS encoding cytochrome c3 family protein produces the protein MSTLAGSHVALGQTTNSDPAAEEADIPFALPKSGPFNAADIKVENSQAIANWFRSGHADAAAEAFRHWDEDEEIQPACATCHAGEGFRAFHGLDGSKPGVIENPIDIGGVVDCGTCHNAGLAEITEVQFPSGLMHPVQGVEASCMTCHQGRTAGVTVSKAIADMDTDTPNAELRFVNPHYATAAATWLGGYGGAGYHYDGRDYSGRFFHARPVSTCNSCHEPHTLEIAFEPCLTCHQADSMQDIRISRQSYSGTGDTSVGIRSDIQANAALLLDTVKSYAKDVTGVPMVYDGNRYPYFFTDANGDGVVDQAEGKPVAYNGWTPRSLRAAYNWKLVTSDPGNYAHNPHYALELLYDSIEDLSGPLGIDMGSLDLLR, from the coding sequence TTGAGTACCCTTGCAGGCAGCCACGTTGCGCTGGGTCAAACCACGAATAGCGATCCTGCGGCAGAGGAAGCCGACATTCCATTTGCGCTTCCAAAATCGGGGCCGTTCAACGCCGCCGATATCAAAGTTGAAAACAGCCAGGCGATTGCGAACTGGTTTCGATCAGGCCATGCCGACGCCGCAGCCGAAGCCTTTCGCCACTGGGACGAGGACGAAGAAATTCAACCCGCCTGCGCCACCTGCCACGCGGGCGAGGGGTTTCGTGCATTTCACGGTCTGGACGGCAGCAAACCCGGCGTCATTGAGAACCCGATCGACATTGGCGGCGTCGTGGATTGCGGCACTTGCCACAATGCCGGATTGGCCGAAATCACCGAAGTACAGTTCCCCAGCGGCCTGATGCATCCCGTCCAAGGGGTCGAGGCTTCCTGCATGACCTGTCACCAAGGCCGAACTGCAGGCGTGACCGTCAGCAAGGCCATCGCCGATATGGACACAGACACTCCGAACGCCGAGCTGCGTTTCGTCAACCCACACTATGCCACCGCTGCCGCGACATGGCTGGGCGGATATGGTGGTGCAGGTTATCACTATGATGGGCGCGACTATTCAGGCCGGTTCTTCCACGCCAGACCGGTTTCGACCTGCAACTCCTGCCACGAGCCACATACACTTGAAATCGCGTTCGAGCCTTGCCTGACCTGCCACCAGGCTGACAGCATGCAGGACATCCGTATCTCGCGCCAAAGCTACTCCGGCACTGGCGACACCTCGGTTGGTATCCGCTCTGACATTCAGGCGAACGCGGCGCTCTTGCTGGATACGGTCAAATCCTATGCAAAAGACGTGACAGGTGTGCCGATGGTTTACGATGGGAACCGGTATCCTTACTTCTTCACGGATGCGAACGGGGATGGCGTCGTCGACCAGGCCGAAGGCAAGCCGGTCGCCTATAACGGTTGGACACCGCGCAGCCTGCGCGCCGCTTACAACTGGAAACTGGTCACATCGGACCCGGGCAACTATGCGCATAATCCACACTACGCCCTCGAGCTCCTCTATGACTCGATCGAGGATCTAAGCGGCCCGTTGGGTATTGATATGGGCAGTCTCGATCTGCTGAGGTAA